A portion of the Enterobacter sp. SA187 genome contains these proteins:
- a CDS encoding DUF2955 domain-containing protein has product MSINNTLTRVFTPHDKIVFTANDLRQTMRIAVAGVIALSISSFYNTQYGVFFVVYPLMLMALVPMFNRHVAKQFILSAAINCIEMVLIIGYLSQWPVIMTLVVFGLYVIRFRFMSQGPLFLFGSMGVVCQSVMLNFMSYPTNDWHVLLFSNMEASVMAVCLSAVLHYLIPDVEPRTRPPLIEKNAARVRHESLLSGTVATMIFIVFQVCNLSDSLSALMAGILSLFPMHYRGAVLSSLWRIVGVVLGCMYVMVVQLVLYDHSSHMLLMMPLIGLGMAFGARLHTMEKVGAGVGFASVTTLGIMFGQNMHPNQDLVFSDVYRIASVTVSLLVTLTMVFLVHLILNRFEATRYVIDPPQAGV; this is encoded by the coding sequence ATGTCTATTAACAACACGCTGACCCGCGTTTTCACGCCGCACGACAAGATCGTCTTTACTGCCAACGATCTGCGTCAGACGATGCGTATTGCGGTGGCGGGGGTGATCGCGCTCAGCATCTCAAGCTTTTACAACACCCAGTACGGCGTCTTTTTCGTGGTTTATCCGCTGATGCTGATGGCGCTGGTGCCGATGTTTAACCGGCACGTGGCCAAGCAGTTTATTTTGAGTGCGGCGATCAACTGCATCGAAATGGTACTGATCATCGGCTATCTGTCGCAGTGGCCGGTGATCATGACGCTGGTGGTGTTTGGCCTGTACGTGATCCGTTTTCGCTTTATGAGCCAGGGGCCGCTGTTCCTGTTCGGCTCCATGGGCGTGGTTTGCCAGAGCGTAATGCTCAATTTTATGAGCTACCCCACCAACGACTGGCATGTGCTGCTGTTCTCCAACATGGAGGCCAGCGTGATGGCGGTATGCCTGAGCGCGGTGCTGCACTACCTGATCCCGGATGTCGAACCGCGCACGCGCCCGCCGCTGATCGAGAAAAACGCCGCCCGCGTGCGGCACGAATCGCTGTTGTCCGGCACGGTGGCGACGATGATTTTTATCGTCTTCCAGGTCTGTAATCTGAGCGATTCGCTGTCGGCGCTGATGGCGGGGATTTTGTCACTCTTCCCGATGCATTATCGCGGCGCGGTGTTAAGTTCGCTGTGGCGTATCGTCGGCGTGGTGCTGGGCTGTATGTATGTGATGGTGGTGCAGCTGGTGCTCTACGATCACAGCAGCCATATGTTATTGATGATGCCGCTGATTGGCCTCGGCATGGCCTTCGGCGCGCGCCTGCACACCATGGAAAAAGTCGGAGCGGGCGTGGGCTTTGCCAGCGTCACCACCCTCGGCATTATGTTCGGACAGAACATGCATCCGAATCAGGATCTGGTGTTCAGCGACGTGTACCGCATTGCGTCGGTAACCGTCTCACTGCTGGTTACTCTGACCATGGTTTTTCTGGTGCACCTGATCCTCAATCGCTTTGAGGCGACCCGCTACGTAATTGATCCGCCGCAGGCCGGAGTGTGA
- a CDS encoding DUF445 domain-containing protein, with the protein MDKLAELKRAKRLALSLLLIAAATFVTTLFLPPSIWVSGVKAVAEAAMVGALADWFAVVALFRRVPLPFISRHTAIIPRNKDRIGENLGVFVQEKFLDTQSLIDLIRRHEPALIIGNWFSKPENAARIGQNLLQVMSGFLDLTDDSRIQQLLKRAVHKAIDKVDLSGTSALVLESLTKNNRHQALLDALIAQLVTLLGRESTRTFIAAQIVRWLKTEHPNKARLLPTEWLGEHSAELVTSAVNSLLADISADQAHQIRLAFDRATVRLIERLKTDPEMAAKAESTKTYLKEDEAFNRYLGELWGDLRGWLKADMQSDDSRVKQRITEAGLWFGETLVADSALRASLNQHLEQAARSVAPEFARFLTGHISDTVKSWDAKDMSQQIELNIGKDLQFIRVNGTLVGGTIGLILFLLSQLPALFSRFSFSL; encoded by the coding sequence ATGGATAAACTCGCTGAACTTAAACGCGCCAAGCGTCTGGCGCTGTCGCTACTGCTGATTGCAGCGGCGACTTTTGTGACGACCCTGTTTCTGCCGCCCTCGATCTGGGTCAGCGGCGTAAAGGCGGTTGCCGAAGCGGCGATGGTTGGCGCGCTGGCGGACTGGTTCGCGGTGGTGGCGCTGTTTCGCCGCGTCCCGCTACCGTTCATTTCCCGCCATACGGCGATCATCCCGCGCAATAAAGACCGCATCGGCGAAAATCTCGGGGTTTTCGTGCAGGAAAAATTTCTCGATACCCAGTCGCTTATTGATCTGATCCGGCGTCACGAACCGGCCCTGATCATCGGTAACTGGTTCAGTAAACCGGAAAATGCCGCGCGCATTGGGCAGAACCTTTTGCAGGTGATGAGCGGCTTTCTCGATTTGACTGATGACTCGCGCATTCAGCAGTTGCTCAAACGCGCAGTACATAAGGCCATCGATAAGGTGGATCTCAGCGGCACCTCCGCGCTGGTACTGGAAAGCCTGACCAAAAACAATCGTCATCAGGCGCTGCTGGACGCGCTTATTGCGCAGCTGGTCACGCTGTTAGGCCGCGAGAGCACCCGTACCTTTATCGCCGCGCAGATCGTGCGCTGGCTCAAAACCGAACATCCGAACAAAGCGCGGCTGCTACCGACGGAATGGCTCGGCGAGCACAGCGCCGAACTGGTCACCAGCGCGGTGAATTCCCTGCTGGCAGACATCAGCGCCGATCAGGCGCACCAGATCCGCCTTGCCTTTGATCGTGCCACGGTACGGCTGATCGAGCGGCTGAAAACGGATCCGGAAATGGCGGCAAAAGCCGAAAGCACCAAAACCTATCTGAAAGAGGATGAGGCCTTTAACCGCTATCTGGGGGAACTGTGGGGCGATCTGCGCGGCTGGCTGAAAGCGGATATGCAAAGTGACGACTCCCGCGTTAAACAGCGCATCACCGAAGCCGGGCTGTGGTTTGGCGAAACCCTTGTCGCCGACAGCGCCCTGCGCGCGTCGCTCAATCAGCACCTGGAGCAGGCCGCGCGCAGCGTTGCGCCGGAGTTCGCCCGCTTCCTCACCGGGCATATCAGCGACACGGTAAAAAGCTGGGACGCGAAAGATATGTCGCAGCAGATCGAACTGAACATCGGCAAGGACTTGCAGTTTATCCGCGTCAACGGCACGCTGGTCGGCGGCACTATCGGGCTGATTTTATTCCTGCTGTCACAGCTTCCGGCGCTGTTTTCACGCTTCTCTTTCAGCCTGTAA
- a CDS encoding VOC family protein, which produces MSQSAVRGMDHIGITVPDIEQATAFFCAALGAEVIYTSVAPGDEVDQEAQQKTLRLTPGTQVKAVRMLKLHHGPGIELFEMHGDDQREPPRANDYGLQHFAVYVDDIEAAIKSFEQAGGAMFTGPKALSFPPERGDGNAFCYGRTPWGGIIEMITRPSPMPYEQHTALRRWQP; this is translated from the coding sequence ATGTCGCAATCAGCGGTTCGGGGAATGGATCACATCGGGATCACCGTCCCGGATATAGAACAGGCGACAGCCTTTTTCTGCGCCGCGCTGGGGGCAGAAGTGATATACACCTCCGTCGCGCCAGGGGATGAGGTCGATCAGGAGGCGCAGCAGAAAACGCTGCGTTTAACGCCCGGCACGCAGGTGAAAGCGGTGCGCATGCTGAAACTGCATCACGGTCCCGGCATTGAGCTGTTTGAAATGCACGGCGACGATCAACGGGAGCCGCCCAGGGCGAATGACTATGGTCTGCAACATTTTGCCGTGTATGTGGATGACATCGAGGCGGCCATTAAAAGCTTTGAACAGGCGGGGGGCGCAATGTTCACCGGGCCGAAAGCGCTGAGCTTTCCCCCCGAGCGCGGCGACGGCAACGCCTTTTGCTATGGCCGTACGCCCTGGGGCGGCATTATCGAAATGATCACCCGCCCCTCGCCGATGCCCTATGAACAGCACACTGCGCTTCGCCGCTGGCAGCCCTGA